A single Leptospira barantonii DNA region contains:
- the rpiB gene encoding ribose 5-phosphate isomerase B — MKKIGIASDHGGFELKEFLRNSFAGELEIVDYGTKDETSVDYPIVISEACKKVLSNEVEGLIALCGTGIGASIAANRLHGIRAALCHDQLTAEMSKRHNNANVLVLGGRILGKELALNIVRTWLNTAFEGGRHERRVNQLETLNS; from the coding sequence ATGAAAAAAATCGGAATCGCCTCGGATCACGGAGGCTTTGAACTCAAGGAATTTCTCCGCAATTCTTTCGCGGGAGAATTAGAAATCGTAGACTACGGAACCAAGGACGAAACGTCCGTAGATTATCCCATCGTCATCTCGGAAGCGTGTAAAAAAGTTCTTTCCAACGAAGTGGAAGGTTTGATCGCCCTTTGCGGAACCGGAATCGGAGCGTCCATCGCGGCGAACCGTTTACACGGAATCAGAGCGGCCCTTTGTCACGATCAGCTCACCGCGGAAATGTCCAAACGCCACAACAACGCGAACGTGCTTGTTTTGGGCGGAAGAATTCTCGGCAAAGAACTGGCCTTGAACATCGTCCGTACCTGGCTCAACACCGCTTTCGAAGGCGGACGTCACGAAAGAAGAGTCAATCAACTCGAAACCTTAAATTCCTAA